In Desulfarculaceae bacterium, the following are encoded in one genomic region:
- a CDS encoding tripartite tricarboxylate transporter permease, producing the protein MGDIFGHLWDGALYALSIWNLLAIVVGYAIGIIAGAIPGVMAVTAMVLILPYTFTLEPLFAIALLMGVYKGGAYAGSITATLFNIPGTPEAAATALDSYPMFKEGHQKRSLEIALWASLFGGTVSNFLLVFTAPPLAEVALRLGPPEIAALILFSLTAVITLLGDSRMDIWKGFISITLGLMLATVGLDNMSASRRYVFGIEDLDNGVPFVLTIIALLALSEVFIQAERVGHFTLGDAAGAVKAIIPYTWQQRWKDFKLCLKDLLRSSFVGSLLGALPGIGATTAAFVCYGEARRSAKKNARFGHGDPRGIAAPEAGNNAVAASSLIPLVTLGIPGSVAAAVMYGAFMIQGMIPGPMLMMEHPEVIYGLFVLLIVTDFLGAFVVALPFISVVQKIFKNLNYSLFFPGVVVCCVVGVYAEEFNVFNLRIFLMLGFVGYIMRKMGMSIPPFILAFILGPILERNTRTALLLSGDSPMIFVQSPIALALLILAVAALGWSLWRKTRGGKSALEVPEEFKH; encoded by the coding sequence ATGGGCGATATCTTTGGACATCTTTGGGACGGGGCGCTATACGCCCTGTCGATCTGGAACCTGCTGGCCATCGTCGTCGGCTACGCCATAGGCATCATCGCCGGGGCCATCCCCGGGGTCATGGCGGTCACGGCCATGGTGCTCATCCTGCCCTACACCTTCACCCTGGAACCTTTGTTCGCCATCGCGCTGTTGATGGGCGTGTACAAGGGCGGGGCCTACGCCGGTTCCATTACCGCCACCCTGTTCAACATCCCCGGCACTCCCGAAGCGGCGGCCACGGCCCTGGACTCCTACCCCATGTTCAAGGAGGGGCACCAGAAGCGGTCCCTGGAGATCGCCCTGTGGGCCTCCCTGTTCGGCGGCACGGTGAGCAACTTCCTCTTGGTCTTCACCGCCCCGCCCCTGGCCGAGGTGGCCCTGCGCCTGGGCCCGCCGGAGATCGCGGCCCTGATTCTCTTCTCGCTCACCGCGGTGATCACCCTGCTGGGCGACAGCCGCATGGACATCTGGAAGGGCTTCATCTCCATCACCTTGGGCTTGATGCTGGCCACGGTGGGCCTGGACAACATGAGCGCCTCGCGGCGCTACGTCTTCGGCATCGAGGACCTGGACAACGGCGTGCCTTTCGTCCTGACCATCATCGCCCTGCTGGCCCTGTCCGAGGTGTTCATCCAGGCCGAGAGGGTGGGGCACTTCACCCTGGGCGACGCGGCCGGCGCGGTGAAAGCCATCATCCCCTACACCTGGCAGCAGCGCTGGAAGGATTTCAAACTCTGCCTCAAGGACCTGCTCCGCAGCTCCTTCGTGGGCTCGCTCTTGGGCGCGCTGCCCGGCATCGGGGCCACCACCGCCGCCTTCGTGTGCTACGGCGAGGCCCGGCGTTCGGCCAAGAAGAACGCCCGCTTCGGCCACGGCGACCCCCGGGGCATCGCCGCCCCGGAGGCGGGCAACAACGCGGTGGCCGCCTCCTCGCTGATCCCCCTGGTCACCCTGGGCATCCCCGGCTCGGTGGCCGCGGCGGTCATGTACGGCGCCTTCATGATCCAGGGCATGATCCCCGGCCCCATGCTGATGATGGAGCACCCGGAGGTCATCTACGGCCTGTTCGTGCTCCTCATCGTCACCGACTTCCTGGGCGCCTTCGTGGTGGCCCTGCCCTTCATCTCGGTGGTGCAGAAGATCTTCAAGAACCTGAACTACTCGCTGTTCTTCCCGGGCGTGGTGGTCTGCTGCGTGGTGGGGGTCTACGCCGAGGAGTTCAACGTCTTCAACCTGCGCATCTTCCTGATGCTGGGCTTCGTGGGCTACATCATGCGCAAGATGGGCATGTCCATCCCGCCCTTCATTCTGGCCTTCATCCTGGGGCCCATCCTGGAGCGCAACACCCGCACCGCCCTGCTGCTCTCCGGCGACAGCCCCATGATCTTCGTGCAGAGCCCCATCGCCCTGGCTCTGTTGATCCTGGCGGTGGCCGCCCTGGGCTGGTCCTTGTGGCGCAAGACGCGGGGCGGCAAGAGCGCCCTGGAGGTGCCCGAGGAGTTCAAGCACTAG
- a CDS encoding redoxin domain-containing protein, which yields MLSQGDKLPKFKLPDQSGADKVFKDLVGKRGLVLFVYSKDNTSG from the coding sequence ATGCTTAGCCAAGGAGACAAGCTGCCCAAGTTCAAGCTGCCCGACCAGAGCGGCGCGGACAAGGTCTTTAAGGACCTGGTGGGCAAAAGAGGCCTGGTCTTGTTCGTCTACTCCAAGGACAACACCAGCGGCTGA
- a CDS encoding DUF362 domain-containing protein — protein sequence MYRVMIEPASYEHCQAAVDRAFEIFAPPVKGKKVVVKPNVLRSADPKESIATHPAVLRAVVAALERLEPASIIVGDNPGVFTYGANEMAFEKTGLREAALGHYQNIGTEVVEVPFNPEYLPTVGVSRAIMEADYFISVPKFKTHGLTVLSGAIKNSFGILPGAQKANLHKLAGDPGRFNEVLVDVFALRKPDLFIVDGVVGMEGNGPASPDLRDVGLVLAADNGVALDGTIGRLMGLEDPGIMRFLAKAQALGLGEYAEEAVEIIGELKPVPDFKLPPLGGESITRAPGIQEFLESRTQLRPSADPELCTGCGQCIEGCPASALAFDGELPKVDPDKCIVCFCCQEMCPEKAMELK from the coding sequence ATGTACAGAGTGATGATCGAGCCGGCCAGCTATGAGCACTGTCAAGCGGCCGTGGACCGGGCTTTTGAGATTTTCGCGCCGCCGGTGAAGGGCAAGAAGGTTGTGGTGAAGCCCAACGTGCTGCGCTCGGCCGACCCCAAGGAGAGCATCGCCACCCACCCGGCGGTGCTGCGCGCGGTGGTGGCGGCCCTGGAGCGGCTGGAGCCGGCCTCGATCATCGTGGGCGACAACCCCGGGGTGTTCACCTACGGGGCCAACGAGATGGCCTTCGAGAAAACCGGCCTGCGCGAGGCGGCCCTGGGGCACTACCAGAACATCGGGACCGAGGTGGTGGAGGTGCCCTTCAACCCCGAGTATCTGCCCACCGTGGGGGTGAGCCGGGCCATCATGGAGGCCGACTACTTCATCTCGGTGCCCAAGTTCAAGACCCACGGCCTCACCGTGCTTTCCGGGGCCATCAAGAACAGCTTCGGCATCCTGCCCGGGGCCCAGAAGGCCAACCTGCATAAGCTGGCCGGCGATCCGGGACGCTTCAACGAGGTGCTGGTGGATGTGTTCGCCCTGCGCAAGCCGGACCTCTTCATCGTGGACGGGGTGGTGGGCATGGAGGGCAACGGCCCGGCCTCGCCCGACCTGCGCGACGTGGGGCTGGTTTTGGCCGCGGACAACGGAGTGGCCCTGGACGGAACCATTGGCCGGCTCATGGGCCTGGAGGACCCCGGGATCATGCGCTTTTTAGCCAAGGCCCAAGCCCTGGGCCTGGGCGAGTACGCCGAGGAGGCCGTAGAGATCATCGGCGAACTGAAGCCGGTGCCCGATTTCAAGCTGCCCCCCCTGGGCGGCGAGTCCATCACCCGCGCCCCGGGCATCCAGGAGTTCCTCGAGAGCCGCACCCAGCTGCGGCCCTCGGCCGACCCCGAGCTGTGCACCGGCTGCGGCCAGTGCATCGAGGGCTGCCCCGCCTCGGCCCTGGCCTTTGACGGCGAGCTGCCCAAGGTGGACCCGGACAAGTGCATCGTGTGCTTCTGCTGCCAGGAGATGTGCCCGGAAAAGGCCATGGAGCTCAAGTAA
- a CDS encoding rubredoxin — MSSYECPCGYIYDPAEGDYDSGVMPGTAFGDLPEEWLCPKCGSEKQYFERVD; from the coding sequence ATGTCATCCTATGAATGCCCCTGCGGCTATATCTACGACCCGGCCGAGGGCGACTACGACAGCGGGGTCATGCCCGGCACCGCCTTCGGAGACCTGCCCGAGGAATGGCTCTGCCCTAAGTGCGGCTCGGAAAAGCAGTACTTCGAGCGCGTCGACTAG
- a CDS encoding FAD-dependent oxidoreductase codes for MTTQLDRRQPVGAVMVVGGGVAAIQASLDLADTGYLVYLVEKSPAIGGVMSQLDKTFPTNDCSMCILSPKLVECGRHPNIQIFTNTSVEQVDGQVGAFSVKLHQKARYIDLNKCIACGACSDKCPKRVPDLFNCGLNQRKAAHVKYPQAVPLKYSIDRDNCIYFQKGKCKACQRFCPADAVDFTQEDQDLTLEVGAVVLSAGFKPFDPSPFAQYSYTHFPNVVTALEFERILSASGPWMGHLVRPGDETEPKKIAWLQCVGSRDINNCDHGYCSSVCCMYAIKEAVIAMEHSHEGLDTAIFYMDMRTFGKDFERTYEGAKDRGVRFVRSRIHTISELPNHDLRLEYVDESGEAHAEDFDLVVLSQGLEMDADTAAMCQRLDIGLGSTGFVDSSSFAPVATSRPGIYVCGALAGPKDIPLSVMEASAAACAASGDLSMSRGTLVDPPVEVPQLNVSGDAPRVGVFVCSCGINIAGVVDVKEVMDYAATLPNVVYVENNLFTCSQDTQDKMTEVIKEQGLNRMVVAACSPRTHEPLFQETLQAAGINKYLFDMANIRNQTSWVHGDDPVKATERAKDQVRMAVAKASLLEPLSEAKLSILPSAMVIGGGLAGMNAALELARQGYPTHLVERDVQLGGNARMLRVTAKGDEVAPYLAELKEKVEAEPNITVHLGANIEKVDGFLGNFNTTLSGGEEIEHGVAIIATGASEYRPTEYLMDQHPAVKTHLELDAALLNGEIDPSQVGSAVFIQCVGSREPERPYCSKVCCTHSVESALLIKEQNPEAQVAILYRDMRTFGDRELLYKKARAAGVLFIRYDPENKPEVTADGDKLVVAVDDPILGRRIALDAELLVLASAVVSHNDEPLAQMFKIPLDQDGWFLEAHVKLRPVDFATDGVFMAGICHYPKPIEEAVAQAQAAVARAVTVLSKGEMFLPGTVAVIDQNKCVGCGVCWTVCPYKAITEDENGLAVVNEALCKGCGTCVASCRSGAPNLRGFSNQDVLAQISTMLLG; via the coding sequence ATGACTACTCAGCTCGATAGACGGCAGCCCGTGGGCGCGGTGATGGTGGTGGGTGGCGGCGTGGCCGCCATCCAGGCCTCGTTGGACCTGGCCGACACCGGCTACCTCGTCTACTTGGTGGAAAAGTCCCCGGCCATCGGCGGGGTGATGTCCCAGCTGGACAAGACCTTCCCCACCAACGACTGTTCCATGTGCATCCTCTCGCCCAAGCTGGTGGAGTGCGGGCGGCACCCCAACATCCAGATATTCACCAACACCTCGGTGGAGCAGGTGGACGGCCAGGTGGGGGCCTTCAGCGTCAAGCTCCACCAAAAGGCCCGCTACATCGACCTGAACAAGTGCATCGCCTGCGGGGCCTGCTCGGACAAATGCCCCAAGCGGGTGCCCGACCTGTTCAACTGCGGCCTGAACCAGCGCAAGGCGGCCCACGTAAAGTATCCCCAGGCCGTGCCCTTGAAGTACTCCATCGACCGCGACAACTGCATCTATTTCCAGAAGGGCAAGTGCAAGGCCTGCCAGCGCTTCTGTCCGGCCGACGCGGTGGACTTCACCCAGGAGGACCAGGACCTCACCCTGGAGGTGGGCGCGGTGGTGCTCTCGGCCGGGTTCAAGCCCTTTGATCCCTCCCCCTTCGCGCAATACTCCTACACCCACTTCCCCAACGTGGTCACCGCCCTGGAGTTCGAGCGCATCCTTAGCGCCAGCGGCCCCTGGATGGGCCATCTGGTGCGCCCGGGCGACGAGACCGAGCCCAAGAAGATCGCCTGGTTGCAGTGCGTGGGCTCCCGCGACATCAACAACTGCGATCACGGTTACTGCTCCAGCGTGTGCTGCATGTACGCCATCAAGGAGGCGGTGATCGCCATGGAGCACAGCCACGAGGGGCTGGACACGGCGATCTTCTACATGGACATGCGCACCTTCGGCAAGGACTTCGAGCGCACCTACGAGGGGGCCAAGGACCGGGGCGTGCGCTTCGTGCGCAGCCGCATCCACACCATCAGCGAGCTGCCCAACCACGACCTGCGCCTGGAGTACGTGGACGAAAGCGGCGAGGCCCATGCCGAGGACTTCGACCTGGTGGTCTTGAGCCAGGGCCTGGAGATGGACGCGGACACCGCGGCCATGTGCCAGCGCCTGGACATCGGCCTGGGCTCGACCGGCTTCGTGGACAGCAGCTCATTCGCGCCAGTGGCCACCAGCCGCCCGGGCATCTACGTGTGCGGCGCCCTGGCTGGCCCTAAGGACATCCCCTTGAGCGTCATGGAGGCCTCGGCCGCGGCCTGCGCCGCCTCGGGCGATCTGTCCATGTCGCGCGGCACCCTGGTGGACCCCCCGGTGGAGGTTCCCCAGCTAAACGTGAGCGGCGACGCCCCCCGGGTGGGGGTGTTTGTCTGTTCCTGCGGCATCAACATCGCGGGCGTGGTGGACGTCAAGGAAGTGATGGACTACGCGGCCACCTTGCCCAACGTGGTCTATGTGGAGAACAACCTGTTCACATGCTCCCAGGACACCCAGGACAAGATGACCGAGGTGATCAAGGAGCAGGGCCTCAACCGCATGGTGGTGGCGGCCTGTAGCCCGCGCACCCACGAGCCCCTTTTCCAGGAGACCCTGCAAGCCGCCGGCATCAACAAGTACCTGTTCGACATGGCCAACATCCGCAATCAGACCTCCTGGGTGCACGGCGACGATCCGGTCAAGGCCACCGAGCGGGCCAAGGACCAGGTGCGCATGGCCGTGGCCAAGGCCAGCCTGCTGGAGCCCCTGAGCGAGGCCAAGCTCTCCATCCTGCCCAGCGCCATGGTCATCGGCGGCGGCCTGGCCGGCATGAACGCGGCCCTGGAGCTGGCCAGGCAAGGCTACCCCACCCACCTGGTGGAGCGCGACGTGCAGCTGGGCGGCAACGCCCGGATGCTGCGCGTCACCGCCAAGGGCGACGAGGTTGCCCCCTATCTGGCCGAGCTCAAGGAAAAGGTCGAGGCCGAGCCCAACATCACGGTGCACCTGGGGGCCAACATCGAGAAAGTGGACGGCTTCCTGGGCAACTTCAACACCACCCTGAGCGGCGGGGAAGAGATCGAGCACGGGGTGGCCATCATCGCCACCGGGGCCAGCGAGTACCGCCCCACCGAGTACCTCATGGACCAGCACCCGGCGGTGAAGACCCACCTGGAGCTGGACGCGGCCCTGCTGAACGGCGAGATAGACCCGTCCCAGGTGGGCTCGGCGGTGTTCATCCAGTGCGTGGGCTCCCGCGAGCCGGAGCGCCCCTACTGCTCCAAGGTGTGCTGCACCCACTCGGTGGAGAGCGCCTTGCTCATCAAAGAGCAAAACCCCGAGGCCCAGGTGGCCATCCTCTACCGCGACATGCGCACCTTCGGCGACCGCGAGCTTCTCTACAAAAAGGCCCGCGCCGCCGGGGTGCTGTTCATCCGCTACGACCCGGAGAACAAGCCCGAGGTCACCGCCGACGGCGACAAGCTGGTGGTGGCGGTGGACGACCCCATCCTGGGCCGCCGCATCGCCCTGGATGCGGAGCTGTTGGTCCTGGCCAGCGCGGTGGTCAGCCACAACGACGAGCCCCTGGCCCAGATGTTCAAGATCCCCCTGGACCAGGACGGCTGGTTCCTGGAGGCCCACGTGAAGCTCCGGCCCGTGGACTTCGCCACCGACGGCGTGTTCATGGCCGGCATCTGCCACTACCCCAAGCCCATCGAGGAGGCGGTGGCCCAGGCCCAGGCCGCGGTGGCCCGCGCGGTGACCGTGCTCTCCAAGGGCGAGATGTTCCTGCCCGGCACCGTGGCGGTGATCGACCAAAACAAGTGCGTGGGCTGCGGGGTGTGCTGGACGGTGTGCCCCTACAAGGCCATCACCGAGGACGAGAACGGCCTGGCCGTGGTCAACGAGGCCCTGTGCAAGGGCTGCGGCACCTGCGTGGCCTCCTGCCGCTCGGGCGCGCCCAACCTGCGCGGCTTCTCCAATCAGGACGTGCTGGCCCAGATAAGCACCATGCTGCTGGGCTGA
- a CDS encoding hydrogenase iron-sulfur subunit has product MSPNESFEPRIAAFFCNWCTYGGADLAGVSRLQYPPNIRAIRIPCTGRLSPTFVLQAFRQGADGVWISGCHPGDCHYIEGNLYARRRFTILKNLLEYVGLEPGRLHFSWISSAEATKFQQTVIEVTEAVKALGPCQFLRKDIGMVA; this is encoded by the coding sequence ATGAGCCCTAATGAAAGCTTCGAGCCGCGCATCGCGGCCTTCTTCTGCAACTGGTGCACCTACGGCGGGGCCGACCTCGCCGGGGTGAGCCGCTTGCAATATCCCCCCAACATCCGCGCCATCCGCATCCCCTGCACCGGCCGCCTCAGCCCCACCTTTGTGTTGCAGGCCTTCCGCCAAGGGGCCGACGGGGTGTGGATCAGCGGCTGCCATCCCGGCGACTGTCACTACATCGAAGGCAACCTCTACGCCCGCCGCCGCTTCACCATCCTCAAGAACCTCCTGGAGTACGTGGGCCTGGAGCCCGGCCGCCTGCACTTCTCCTGGATATCCTCGGCCGAGGCCACCAAGTTCCAGCAGACGGTGATCGAGGTCACCGAGGCGGTCAAGGCCCTGGGGCCCTGCCAGTTCCTGCGCAAAGACATAGGCATGGTGGCCTGA
- a CDS encoding 4Fe-4S ferredoxin, with translation MDNQEIAQAIRETAARLLSEGVVDCVLGYQAGTVPMRERPYFAYTPEEASNLTWTGFCCNNLANFLIRRPQGETGKVAVVAQGCISRSIVGLIKEHQITREQVYVIGVASPGMLDRDKVQEAVGAEKIITAVAEEGDELVVEGPGYSERIARKKLMRENCYTCVQRNPVISDELIGSESEPTHGGNIDKVSAPWEKLDPAQRLAAFAENYQDCIRCYACRDACPLCYCHVCFVDESKPQWCGKTQDESDVLSYHLLRAFHCAGRCTDCGACESACPQGIKVRRLTSKIEHDVREFYGYAPGLDEKSTPPLSVHKPDDPQGFIK, from the coding sequence ATGGATAACCAAGAAATCGCCCAAGCCATCCGCGAGACCGCCGCGCGCCTGCTCAGCGAAGGCGTGGTGGATTGCGTGCTCGGTTACCAGGCCGGCACGGTCCCCATGCGCGAGCGGCCCTATTTCGCCTACACCCCGGAAGAGGCCTCGAACCTCACCTGGACCGGCTTCTGCTGTAACAACCTGGCCAATTTCCTCATCCGCCGCCCGCAGGGCGAGACGGGCAAGGTGGCCGTGGTGGCCCAGGGCTGCATCAGCCGCAGCATCGTGGGGCTCATCAAGGAACACCAGATCACCCGCGAGCAGGTCTACGTCATCGGCGTGGCCAGCCCGGGGATGCTCGACCGCGACAAGGTGCAGGAGGCGGTGGGGGCCGAGAAGATCATCACCGCCGTGGCCGAGGAAGGCGACGAGCTGGTGGTGGAAGGCCCCGGCTACAGCGAGCGCATCGCCCGCAAGAAGCTGATGCGCGAAAACTGCTACACCTGCGTGCAGCGCAACCCGGTTATCTCCGACGAGCTCATCGGCTCCGAGAGCGAGCCCACCCACGGCGGCAACATCGACAAGGTGTCCGCGCCCTGGGAAAAGCTGGACCCGGCCCAGCGCCTGGCCGCCTTCGCCGAGAACTACCAGGACTGCATCCGCTGCTATGCCTGCCGCGACGCCTGTCCCCTGTGCTACTGCCACGTCTGCTTCGTGGACGAGTCCAAGCCCCAGTGGTGCGGCAAGACCCAGGACGAGTCCGACGTGCTCTCCTACCATCTGCTCAGGGCCTTCCACTGCGCCGGGCGCTGCACCGACTGCGGGGCCTGCGAGAGCGCCTGTCCCCAGGGCATCAAGGTGCGCCGCCTGACCAGCAAGATCGAGCACGACGTGCGCGAGTTCTACGGCTATGCCCCGGGCCTGGACGAAAAATCCACGCCCCCGTTGAGCGTCCACAAGCCGGACGACCCCCAGGGGTTCATCAAGTAA